Below is a genomic region from Lampris incognitus isolate fLamInc1 chromosome 2, fLamInc1.hap2, whole genome shotgun sequence.
tgaagaaaatgagagagagaaggtgggatgATATGTGGATAGTGACTCagaaagtgtggtggattagcaaggatgaagtgagggcagctatgaagaggatgaagagtggaaaagcggttggtccagatgacatacctgaggAGGCATGGAGGGGTtcaagagagatggcagtggggttttaactagattctttaacataatcttggaaagtgagaggatgccagaggagtggagaagcatactggtaccaattttcaagaataagggtgatgttcaGAGctttagtaactacagaggtataaagtggatcagccacagcatgaagttgtGGTTaagagtaatggaagctaggttaagaggagaagtgatgatcagcgagcagcagtatgttttcatgccatgaaagagcactacagatgtgatgtttattTTGGAGAAGTTAATGGAAAAGTATAGAAAAggtcagaaggagctacatttgTGGATtgtgagaaagcatatgacagggtgctgagagaggaggtatggtatatgaggaagtcgggagtggtagagaagtatgtaggagtggtgcaggatatgtatgagggtggtgtgacagtggtgaagtgtgcagtaggaatgacatgggttcaaggtggaggtgggattacatcaaggattggctctgagccctttcttgtttgcaatggtgatggacaggttgatggatgagatcagtcTCTGTTGACTATGATTTTCacggatgacgttgtgatctgtagtgagagtagggagcaggttgaggagagcctggagaggtggaggtatgcactggagagaagaggaatgaaagtcagtaggagcaagacggaatacatatgtgtgaacgagagggaggacactggaatggtgaggatgcaaggagtagaggtgaagaaggtggatgagtttacctatgccgctgtattgtttataagggtggggatatctgcagtcagttgagactgaagaggtcacttagatgagtgatgaaacgtttctctcaataaacgttgtgtccagatgaactgattcaactttctgtgattttcttacctgtattattgagcatgcatcaagacatattgaTTTTAATGCATCTTCAAAAGACATTATATCAACTTCAAACTGGGGGCACAACCTCCATGGAGAATTTGTCATCCTACCAAGTATTTCTTACTAAGTGGGTGAAATATGCTATTGTATGTgtatttaagtcaagtcaaatttattcatAGAGCACCTTTAAAACCCTTGTTGACAAAAGTTGTGTACAGACCGGAGCAGGTAGCTAAAACGCATACAAGAAACACCAACatagacaacaaggcacatagctcGTATGGACGACTAAGCAACACATGGACATgggcacaagccagaaatcagccacatcaggtGTTTAGTGTATTGCATTTTAGGTTGCAGGTTGTTGTGACATTTATTTCCACGTTTGGTGGTTTCTTGTCACTCTTCAACGAGGCTGTTTGAGGTGACGAAATGGGACAGCATAGGGGGGATTTAGTAAATGTCATTCAAACTGGTCTGTCAGGCCAGCAGTTTCTGAGGTATTGTGGATAACAAACAAACGTCACCCCCGGTCTCCTCCCTCGATGTGGGGTTGACATAAAAAGTGCACTGACCAGCTGTAATATTGACCAGCACAACATAAGCCACTGCGCGAATCTTTTGTAGGAATGAATCGAAAGAAATTAAAATTCTGATCCTGAAAATCTACAAAATTTGAGTGTTCACGAGTAATAGTGTTTGAAATTCAAGTGTTTAGTATGCTACATTTGTTTAGCGTTACAACAGGATTTAAAGATGTGTAGTGCCTAACCTGTCCAAGTCAGGACACATTGTAATATCACTATCAACAAAATTACTTCTCGGTCAGTGATGTAGGTTATTTTAAGGAGGGTGGGCAGTCCATTCACCCTTAAAGCATTTATACGATTCGTCTCAACAACAGTTAAGTAGACGGAGGCAAAACAGGAAAGGCACTGGAGAGAAATGTTTGTTTAGATTATTGTGTAGTGTTTTTCTATTTAACATTACCCGGCTCCTGACTTTAGTTAGTTGGTAATGACATAGAAAAATGGTCATCATTTGTAACCGCTGCATGTTATCTGTTACAGTAGGCCATCACATTGTATGTTTTATTTAAGGGATCATCATGTTGCTAAATTATTTGTTGACCTATCAACAAAAAGTTCCTCATTTTGACATCACGCCAATATCCAGTATGTCAGAGTTGGAAAAATGTAaaattttttgtaatatattttttgcGCTTCGATTTTAATATTGTATTAACATGTGCCATCAGCTGAGTAGTTTGACTTAACTCAGTTTTCTTAATTGCAATGCGTCCGGGTTTTTTTCTTTACTGAATATACaatcactggccactttattaggtacaccttgctagtaccgggttggacccccttttgccttcagaactgccttaatccttcgtggcatagattcaacaaggtactggaaacattcctcagagagtttggtccatattgacatgatcgcatcacgcagttgctgcagatttgtcggctgcacatccatgatgcgaatctcccggtccaccacatcccaaaggtgctctattggattgagatctggtgactgtggaggccatttgagtacagtgaactcattgtcatgttcaagaaaccagtctgagatgattcgagctttatgacatggcgcgttatcctgctggaagtagccatcagaagatgggaacactgtggtcataaagggatggacatggtcagcaacaatactcaggtaggctgtggcattgacacgatgctcaattggtactaaggggcccaaagtgtgccaagaaaatatcccccacaccattacaccaccaccaccagcctgaaccgttgatacaaggcaggatggatccatgctttcatgttgttgacgccaaattctgaccctaccatccaaatgtcacagcagaaatcgagactcatcagaccaggcaacgtttttccaatcttctattgtccaattttggtgagcctgtgcgaattgtagcctcagtttcctgttcttagctgacaggagtggcacccggtgtggtcttctgctgctgtagcccatctgcctcaaggttcgacgtgttgtgcgttcagagatgctcttctgcatgcctcggttgtaatgagtggttatttgagttactgttgcctttctatcagctcgaaccagtctgggcttctcctctgacctctggcatcaacaaggcattttcgcccacagaactgccgctcaccggatattttctctttttcggaccattctctgtaaaccctagagatggttgtgcgtgaaaatcccagtagatcagcagtttctgaaatactcagaccagcccgtctggcaccatcaaccatgccacgttcaaagtcacttaaatcacctttcttccccattctgatgctcggtttgaactgcagcagatcgtcttgaccatgtctacatgcctaaatgcattgagttgctgccatgtgactgGCAGATTAGAAATTTgctttaacgagcagttggacaggtgtgcctaataaagtggccggtgagtgtatatctctGTGGAAACAAAATTGTCATATTCAGTGCATAAccttttcatttttttctgttcATTTGTTTCCAGTTCCCTCGAGTAAGAGACACTAGCTTTACCGGCGTTACAGTGGAAGAATGTAAACTGCTTTTGTCAGGTAAAGTTTCCACAATATCACAATTGGTTGACACAGAAAACTACAAACAACCAGTTTCAAAGCATGTTCCTGATCATTTCAGCAAAATCTGACTGCTGTCAGCCAATGTGAAAATGAATAAATGTTAGGAAAACATTTTAGGGGGGAGCCTAGCCTCATTCCGACTTTGTTAACAGGAAGTATGCAGCAGATGGATGAGGAAAAGAAAGGTTTGTGGAAGACGTTAATGGAGCGATTCTCCTCGAAGTCGCCAGAAGATGGTCCGGCGAAGGCTCCTGAAAAATAGCATTTTCCACTGCATTCTCTTTTCATCCTGTTTTAGAAATAAAGCTTGTCATCGGTACCGCGGCTTCATGTTTTCATGACATGCTTGAGGCGTAATGGCGCTCACCAAGAGATTCTAGACTATtagtttttgaatgttgtaacCAACATCGCTTCAGTTAATACATTGCTTCAGTAATGTAATAAAGCTGTAGATCATATACTGTATGTTTTAAGTAAGCCTTAGCATCAGCGGTCCGAATGACCTCGCTTGAAAGCAGGCCCAACGTCTTCCAAGTAGGGCTAGCGTAAGTTCAATTTCCAGTTATCGCTTTGAATAAAAGCTCTCCATTCAAATCTCAACATGTCTGATATGACTCTTTACTTCAGTCGTTTCAAATATTAACAGACCCGATTGAAATTCACACTGCATCATAAAATATAAATCAGTTcaaagtttgttggaggaaagACATGAATGAATCTGCCATGATATGTGGTTTGTCTCCTCAGACGAGTGTGTTTTCACAGATTAACTGCCACATTTCCCAAACTTGATTAGATAGGCTTCAGAGGACACAACTTTTGCCAGCTACTCCTCTTTTGTGTCAGAGTTGTCTCTCCATATGCAGTAGTTCAGGGATGTGGCCAGACACAACCATGACAGGTAGGGTGCCATGAGCAGGGTGGCAGTGCAGCTGATGGAGTACCAGGACAACATGGTGGCCCCAACAGTTCCAGTGAGAACCACGATCTCCACCAGTGcctaaaaaaaacatgaaaaggcAGAGCATATTTATAGAACACGTGGAATCTTTGTCATATTCATCACACCACTTCGTTGAGCCACACTGTTGTTTCATTAAGAGTATGCGGAAATTTACCAATTTCAGTTTATGTGCCCCGAAGAAGATAGGAGTCCAGGCCCAATTCAGAGCTAGCTGCAGGCCATAAAGTCCCATGGGCAGCAGCGCTTCCTCTGTGAAACCTCCAAGCTCTTTCCACACGAGATAGGAACCGTACCTGAGACGAGTCCAGAGTAGTGTCACAATAATGTCACAGATAAATGGATGTGGATGTAGTGACCAGACTATTATAGACCCATTCAATGATGAGACAAGAGACTGACCCCATTCCTGTATACAGGCAGGTCCACACTACAGGGAATGCTGCATTTGGTGGACGCCATGATGGtttctgaagagtggggtaccaGGTCTTCACTTCTTTGCGTGTGACGTAGCCCCCGTAGAGCCCACCAAGGTGTGGCAGGGCAGTCAGCCCGATCATTGGCAGCCACATGTCTTGAGAGTGGAGTTACATGAGGACAGGTTATTGCTGCACACTACTTTCCCCCCCACTGCATGTTTTGCAACTTGAAAGAAAACCGCTCTCCTTCATGGCTACCCGGGGACCAT
It encodes:
- the tspo gene encoding translocator protein yields the protein MWLPMIGLTALPHLGGLYGGYVTRKEVKTWYPTLQKPSWRPPNAAFPVVWTCLYTGMGYGSYLVWKELGGFTEEALLPMGLYGLQLALNWAWTPIFFGAHKLKLALVEIVVLTGTVGATMLSWYSISCTATLLMAPYLSWLCLATSLNYCIWRDNSDTKEE